The following coding sequences are from one Devosia yakushimensis window:
- a CDS encoding septal ring lytic transglycosylase RlpA family protein has translation MIRKVVSVAAIAAALLSVSTAAYAQCGGASWYGPGFNGKKAASGEIFNENAMTAAHRSLPFGTKLRVTDQRTGRQIQVVINDRGPFIGGRIIDLSKAAAGELGFRNRGTTSVCIEQI, from the coding sequence TTGATTAGAAAAGTCGTTTCCGTCGCCGCAATTGCTGCAGCATTGCTCTCCGTTTCCACTGCAGCCTATGCCCAATGCGGCGGCGCTTCCTGGTATGGCCCCGGCTTCAATGGCAAGAAGGCCGCATCGGGTGAAATCTTCAACGAAAACGCCATGACGGCGGCCCATCGCTCCCTCCCTTTCGGCACCAAGCTGCGCGTTACCGACCAGCGCACCGGCCGGCAAATCCAGGTTGTCATCAATGATCGTGGCCCCTTTATCGGTGGGCGTATCATCGATCTTTCCAAGGCTGCTGCCGGCGAGCTGGGTTTCCGCAATCGCGGCACCACCTCGGTCTGCATCGAGCAAATCTGA
- a CDS encoding DUF1127 domain-containing protein gives MMLHNFARHIRARWLNHVAMRHLRTMDDRQLADMGASRESLADFIRDNAKA, from the coding sequence ATGATGTTGCACAATTTTGCCCGACACATCCGGGCCCGGTGGCTCAACCACGTGGCTATGCGCCACTTGCGGACGATGGATGACCGCCAATTGGCCGATATGGGCGCCAGCCGCGAGTCCCTCGCCGATTTCATCCGCGACAATGCCAAAGCCTGA
- a CDS encoding aldo/keto reductase, with amino-acid sequence MQQNSLGPFGPVSRLTLGGGGIGMVWGAASEDDAIGTLHRAVEAGIDLIDTAPGYKTCEAMIARAFEGRLPAGVRITTKYGLGNPPAAEVYPRLRASLEASLAAMRLDRADMMVLHTEIRPDDFVYPNEDRPRDERSTSLGLYRQSVVPAFERLVADGLIASWGLTGFNHTGATIDAISTGPRPAALQAIANLMDSAGEMNGTGIPGRPRDVIAAAKANGVGVMGVRAVQAGALTSGFDRPITDDQRATGRDFDRAAPYRALCRQWGEDPAIIAHRYALGMDGVDTLVLGVKTVAELEQALAAERAGPLEAEQVAAIDALGLRS; translated from the coding sequence ATGCAACAGAATAGTCTTGGTCCCTTCGGACCGGTCAGCCGCCTCACCCTGGGCGGTGGTGGCATCGGCATGGTCTGGGGCGCGGCTTCCGAAGACGATGCCATTGGCACGCTTCATCGCGCCGTCGAGGCCGGTATCGATCTCATCGACACCGCGCCCGGCTACAAGACCTGCGAAGCCATGATCGCCAGGGCTTTTGAGGGCCGCCTGCCGGCCGGGGTGCGCATCACCACCAAATATGGCCTGGGCAATCCGCCCGCCGCCGAAGTCTATCCGCGCCTGCGGGCCTCGCTCGAAGCCAGCCTTGCCGCCATGCGGCTCGACCGCGCCGACATGATGGTGCTGCATACCGAAATCCGCCCCGACGATTTCGTCTATCCCAATGAGGACCGGCCGCGCGACGAGCGCTCCACCAGCCTTGGTCTTTATCGGCAGAGCGTCGTTCCCGCCTTCGAGCGGCTGGTAGCGGATGGACTGATCGCCTCCTGGGGCCTGACCGGCTTCAACCATACCGGCGCCACGATCGACGCCATCTCAACCGGCCCCCGCCCGGCAGCGCTGCAGGCCATTGCCAATCTCATGGACAGTGCCGGGGAAATGAACGGCACGGGCATTCCCGGCCGCCCACGCGACGTCATCGCGGCGGCCAAGGCCAATGGCGTCGGCGTCATGGGGGTGCGGGCCGTGCAGGCCGGCGCCCTGACCTCGGGCTTTGACCGCCCCATCACCGATGACCAGCGCGCCACCGGCAGGGATTTCGACCGCGCGGCGCCCTATCGCGCCCTTTGCCGGCAATGGGGCGAGGACCCCGCCATCATCGCCCATCGCTATGCACTGGGCATGGACGGGGTCGATACATTGGTGCTGGGTGTCAAGACTGTCGCCGAGCTGGAACAGGCGCTGGCGGCGGAGCGGGCAGGACCGCTCGAGGCCGAACAGGTGGCCGCTATCGACGCGCTCGGGCTGCGCAGCTGA
- a CDS encoding aldo/keto reductase, protein MTFFKLRPIGRSGIEASAVGMGCWAIGGPFLFDGKPDGWGDIDDGQSIRAIHLALELGATLFDTADAYGTGHSENVLGKALAGRRADAVIATKFGYTYDSAAKALLSTDVSPAYVQWAYAQSLERLGTDYIDLFQIHVGDLPDEAADAAGAALEKLAESGAIRAWGWSTDDAAKAARMVKFPHFAAVQQELSVFRDGPDMLDLCAAQNLASLNRSPLAMGMLTGKFTAGSTLPGSDVRAAGHSWVRFFKDGKPLPEALARIEAIRELLTSGGRSPAQGALGWILARSPHTLPIPGFKSEAQVRDNLGALEKGPLPAATMAEIAAILAGLEPALV, encoded by the coding sequence ATGACCTTTTTCAAACTCCGCCCCATCGGCCGCTCCGGCATCGAGGCCAGCGCCGTGGGTATGGGCTGCTGGGCCATTGGCGGTCCCTTCCTGTTCGATGGCAAGCCCGATGGCTGGGGCGATATCGACGACGGCCAATCGATCCGGGCCATCCACCTGGCGCTCGAGCTGGGCGCCACCCTGTTCGACACCGCTGATGCCTATGGCACGGGCCATAGCGAAAATGTGCTCGGCAAGGCGCTGGCAGGGCGCCGGGCTGACGCGGTGATCGCCACCAAATTCGGCTATACCTATGACAGCGCCGCCAAGGCCCTGCTCTCCACCGATGTCAGCCCGGCCTATGTGCAATGGGCCTATGCCCAATCGCTCGAGCGATTGGGCACCGACTATATCGATCTCTTCCAGATCCATGTCGGGGACCTCCCGGACGAAGCCGCCGACGCGGCCGGCGCGGCGCTGGAGAAACTGGCCGAGAGCGGCGCCATCCGCGCCTGGGGCTGGAGCACCGATGATGCCGCCAAGGCCGCGCGCATGGTCAAATTCCCGCATTTCGCCGCCGTGCAGCAGGAATTGAGCGTCTTCCGCGATGGGCCGGACATGCTCGATCTCTGTGCCGCGCAAAACCTCGCCAGCCTCAACCGCTCGCCGCTGGCCATGGGCATGCTGACCGGCAAATTCACCGCCGGCTCGACCCTGCCCGGCTCGGACGTGCGCGCCGCGGGCCATTCCTGGGTCCGCTTCTTCAAGGATGGAAAGCCCCTGCCCGAGGCCCTGGCGCGGATCGAGGCCATTCGCGAGCTGCTGACCAGCGGCGGCCGCAGCCCGGCCCAGGGCGCCCTGGGCTGGATATTGGCACGCTCGCCGCACACACTGCCCATTCCCGGCTTCAAATCCGAGGCCCAGGTGCGCGACAATCTCGGCGCCCTCGAAAAGGGGCCGCTGCCTGCCGCAACCATGGCCGAAATCGCTGCTATCCTTGCCGGTCTCGAACCGGCTCTGGTCTGA